A section of the Paenibacillus aurantius genome encodes:
- a CDS encoding HRDC domain-containing protein: protein MNLIFLNSLEWKTGDNRVRTAQVMISEEKGTWRVAWNDPGEEGKPQVQSWYEGMDWNEMLEIFRLNIKEKLREGYVPLIEGFTEKARPLVSPGGATQLLHYYSETSAHAETLSRLKQWRREQAAQEGRSAFILASNRILQMISAYLPHTLEELAEIPGMGENRIRAYGDSILAITRETERETPFPLEWVKEAVDRDEFELWLVQQHLAKEQSEQEKQLVKRRVLEAIPQTGSLEALQQLLSINRRELVLTLEELDREGYDMNALIDAELSGVNAEEREEVERLFRELGDRYLKPVVNKLYSEEELKEKDLNRVYEWLRLYRLKFRRQAG, encoded by the coding sequence ATGAATTTGATTTTCTTGAACAGCCTGGAATGGAAGACCGGGGACAACCGGGTGCGCACCGCCCAAGTCATGATTTCCGAGGAGAAGGGAACATGGCGGGTAGCGTGGAACGATCCCGGAGAGGAAGGAAAGCCGCAGGTGCAGTCGTGGTACGAAGGGATGGACTGGAACGAAATGCTGGAGATATTCCGTCTGAACATCAAGGAGAAGCTCCGTGAAGGCTACGTTCCTTTAATCGAAGGGTTTACGGAGAAGGCCCGGCCGCTGGTGTCCCCAGGAGGGGCTACCCAGCTTCTGCATTATTACAGCGAAACGTCCGCCCACGCGGAGACGCTGAGCCGGCTGAAGCAGTGGAGAAGGGAGCAGGCCGCCCAAGAAGGGCGATCGGCCTTTATCCTGGCGTCCAACCGGATTTTGCAGATGATCAGCGCGTACCTGCCGCATACGCTGGAGGAGCTGGCCGAAATTCCGGGAATGGGCGAGAACCGCATTCGGGCTTACGGCGATAGTATTCTGGCCATCACCCGGGAGACGGAAAGGGAAACGCCATTCCCGTTGGAATGGGTGAAGGAAGCGGTCGACCGCGACGAATTCGAGCTCTGGCTTGTCCAGCAGCACCTGGCGAAGGAGCAGTCGGAGCAGGAGAAGCAGCTGGTCAAGCGCCGCGTGCTGGAAGCCATCCCGCAAACGGGCAGCCTTGAAGCGCTTCAGCAGCTTCTGTCCATTAACCGCAGGGAACTGGTCCTGACGCTGGAGGAGCTGGACCGGGAGGGCTATGACATGAATGCCCTCATTGACGCCGAGCTGAGCGGGGTAAACGCCGAGGAGCGCGAGGAGGTGGAGCGCTTGTTCAGGGAGCTCGGGGACCGCTACCTGAAGCCGGTCGTGAACAAGCTCTACAGCGAGGAGGAACTGAAGGAGAAGGACCTGAACCGAGTCTATGAGTGGCTTCGTCTCTACCGTCTGAAGTTCCGCCGGCAGGCGGGATAA
- a CDS encoding 5'-3' exonuclease: MEEKKESVLLVDGMALLFRAYYASAVTGYIKRTSAGVPVNAVYGFVRYFWDAVQTFGPSHVICCWDMGSRTFRTEQFVHYKANRSEPPLEMLPQFDLVKEVVSSFGVPNVGIPGYEADDCIGTLARTFSPELDVYVLTGDHDLLQLVDERVKVVILKKGHGNYAVYDGALLLEEKKLTPKQIIDLKGLIGDTSDNYPGVKGIGEKTAVKLLSEYGSIEGILENLDKLPKGVRAKIEQDLEMLHLCRDLATIRCDVPLSCLLEECVWVPDPHLVRSKFEELEFKGLMKLIG, encoded by the coding sequence ATGGAAGAGAAGAAGGAAAGCGTCCTGCTGGTGGACGGGATGGCTCTTTTGTTCCGGGCCTACTACGCGTCCGCCGTCACCGGCTACATCAAACGGACCAGCGCGGGAGTACCGGTCAACGCGGTTTACGGCTTCGTCCGTTATTTCTGGGACGCGGTCCAAACCTTCGGACCGTCTCACGTCATCTGCTGCTGGGACATGGGAAGCCGGACGTTCCGGACGGAGCAGTTCGTCCACTACAAAGCCAACCGTTCGGAGCCGCCGCTCGAGATGCTTCCCCAGTTCGACCTCGTCAAGGAAGTGGTGAGCTCCTTCGGCGTGCCGAATGTGGGCATTCCCGGCTATGAGGCGGATGATTGCATCGGAACGCTGGCCCGCACCTTCAGCCCGGAACTAGACGTCTATGTGCTGACCGGGGACCACGATCTGCTGCAGCTGGTGGACGAACGGGTGAAGGTCGTCATTCTTAAGAAGGGCCACGGAAACTATGCCGTCTACGACGGTGCCCTGCTCCTGGAAGAGAAGAAGCTTACGCCAAAGCAGATCATCGACTTGAAGGGGCTGATCGGGGATACGAGCGACAATTACCCTGGCGTCAAGGGAATAGGTGAGAAGACGGCGGTTAAGCTGCTCAGCGAGTACGGATCGATCGAAGGCATTCTCGAGAATCTGGACAAGCTTCCGAAGGGCGTACGGGCGAAGATTGAGCAGGATCTCGAGATGCTGCACTTGTGCCGGGACCTCGCCACCATCCGCTGCGACGTTCCGCTTTCCTGTCTCCTGGAGGAATGCGTATGGGTCCCGGACCCGCATCTGGTCCGCAGCAAATTCGAGGAGCTCGAGTTCAAGGGCTTGATGAAGCTGATCGGCTGA
- a CDS encoding DUF3055 domain-containing protein, protein MSAQEFDYLYDMTEDTTTRFVCFVGESMRRFDLAITSSNRFYGKKLVTDLQGGKTAILGPDDLEAEGYLEHVYKITEEEAEELGSFLVNIIGSVNFTDI, encoded by the coding sequence ATGTCTGCACAGGAATTTGATTATTTATACGATATGACGGAGGACACGACGACCCGCTTCGTTTGTTTCGTGGGGGAATCGATGAGGCGCTTTGACCTCGCCATCACTTCCTCCAACCGGTTTTACGGCAAGAAGCTGGTGACCGATCTGCAAGGGGGCAAAACCGCCATTCTCGGACCGGACGATCTGGAGGCCGAGGGATACCTCGAGCATGTTTACAAGATCACGGAAGAGGAAGCCGAAGAGCTTGGCTCTTTTCTCGTCAACATTATCGGCAGCGTGAACTTTACGGACATTTAG
- a CDS encoding ABC transporter permease, whose translation MNQTAADPNVSRAPAKVSSRIAMKLSRDKYLYLLAIPGILYFLVYRYIPMLGTVIAFQDYSPFLGFSDSPWVGWKHFRTILSAPEVIQVLWNTLYLSFLQIVFAFPAPIVLALMLNEVRSELYKRLIQTVVYLPHFLSWVIVVGIFIIFLRGEGLINHFLEVVLGWQPVDFLTNLSFFRPLIILQVLWKEVGWGTILFLAALAGINPDLYEASIVDGAGRWRQIWHVSLPGIRSTIVILLILRLGNVLDSGFEHIFLMQNSFNKEISNVLDTYVYYMGIEQSDFSFATAVGLFKGLIGLVLVLGANRLAKRFGEEGIY comes from the coding sequence ATGAACCAAACCGCTGCCGATCCGAATGTCTCTCGGGCCCCCGCCAAGGTTAGCAGCCGAATCGCCATGAAGCTGAGCCGGGATAAGTATCTGTACCTCCTGGCCATCCCCGGTATTCTTTATTTCCTCGTGTACCGGTATATTCCCATGCTGGGCACCGTTATCGCCTTCCAGGATTACAGTCCCTTCCTGGGCTTCAGCGACAGCCCCTGGGTGGGCTGGAAGCATTTCCGGACTATTCTCTCCGCTCCCGAAGTCATTCAAGTGTTATGGAACACGCTTTACCTTTCCTTCCTGCAAATCGTCTTTGCCTTTCCCGCTCCCATCGTGCTTGCCCTGATGCTCAACGAAGTCCGCAGCGAGCTGTACAAGCGGCTCATTCAAACGGTCGTTTATCTCCCCCACTTTCTGTCGTGGGTCATTGTGGTCGGCATTTTCATCATCTTCCTGCGCGGAGAAGGACTCATCAACCACTTCCTGGAGGTCGTGCTCGGCTGGCAGCCGGTGGATTTTCTAACTAACCTCTCCTTCTTCCGTCCGCTCATCATTCTTCAGGTGCTCTGGAAGGAAGTCGGCTGGGGAACCATCCTCTTTCTTGCCGCCCTGGCCGGGATCAATCCGGACCTGTATGAAGCCTCGATTGTTGATGGGGCCGGACGCTGGCGACAAATCTGGCACGTCAGCCTGCCGGGCATCCGCAGCACCATCGTCATCCTGCTCATTCTGCGCCTCGGGAACGTGCTGGACAGCGGCTTCGAGCATATTTTCCTCATGCAGAACTCCTTCAACAAGGAAATCTCGAACGTCCTGGATACCTACGTCTACTACATGGGCATCGAACAGTCGGACTTCAGCTTTGCGACGGCGGTGGGGCTTTTTAAAGGGCTGATCGGCCTGGTCCTCGTCCTAGGGGCAAACCGGCTCGCGAAGCGCTTCGGAGAAGAAGGCATTTATTGA
- the ilvD gene encoding dihydroxy-acid dehydratase — protein MANAKKRSDMITKGFDRAPHRSLLRAAGVKEEDFGKPFIAVCNSYIDIVPGHVHLQEFGKIVKEAIREAGGVPFEFNTIGVDDGIAMGHIGMRYSLPSREIIADSLETVVNAHWFDGMVCIPNCDKITPGMMMGALRVNIPTMFVSGGPMKAGKDKNGRSISLTSVFEGVGAYQAGKIDEKSLEELEQYGCPTCGSCSGMFTANSMNCLAEVLGLAMPGNGTILAIWEERKEFVRQSAKQLMELIKADIKPRDIVTAETIDNAFALDMAMGGSTNTVLHTLALAHEAEIDYPIERINEVAKRVPYLTKLAPASDHHIEDLHHAGGVSAVINELFKKEGALHGDLITVTGKTLRENVAGREILDTNVIRPIDNPHTPEGGLSVLFGNLAPNGSIIKVGAVDKAVGDFFSGEAICFDSQEEALSGIANGKVKEGHVVVIRYEGPKGGPGMPEMLAPTSQIVGMGLGTKVGLITDGRFSGASRGISIGHISPEAAEGGPIAFVQNGDIIELDLKNRTIELKISDEEMAKRRSEWKGFEPKIKTGYLARYSKLVTSASTGGVMKI, from the coding sequence ATGGCAAATGCAAAGAAGAGAAGCGACATGATCACGAAGGGCTTTGACCGAGCCCCTCACCGCAGTCTGCTGCGCGCGGCAGGCGTTAAGGAAGAAGATTTCGGCAAACCGTTCATCGCGGTCTGCAATTCTTATATCGATATCGTTCCGGGTCACGTGCACCTTCAGGAATTCGGTAAAATCGTCAAGGAAGCCATCCGCGAGGCGGGCGGCGTTCCGTTTGAGTTCAACACCATCGGCGTCGACGACGGAATCGCCATGGGACACATCGGCATGCGCTACTCATTGCCGAGCCGCGAAATCATCGCCGACTCGCTCGAGACGGTTGTTAATGCCCACTGGTTCGACGGCATGGTCTGCATCCCGAACTGCGACAAGATCACCCCGGGCATGATGATGGGCGCCCTGCGCGTCAACATCCCGACCATGTTCGTAAGCGGCGGGCCGATGAAAGCGGGCAAGGATAAGAACGGCCGCTCCATCTCCCTGACCTCCGTCTTCGAAGGCGTAGGCGCCTACCAAGCCGGCAAAATCGACGAGAAGAGCCTCGAGGAGCTGGAGCAGTACGGCTGCCCGACCTGCGGCTCGTGCTCCGGTATGTTCACCGCCAACTCGATGAACTGCCTCGCCGAGGTGCTCGGTCTGGCGATGCCGGGCAACGGAACGATTCTCGCGATCTGGGAAGAACGCAAGGAGTTCGTCCGCCAGTCCGCGAAGCAGCTGATGGAGCTGATCAAGGCCGACATCAAGCCGCGCGACATCGTGACGGCCGAAACGATCGACAACGCCTTCGCCCTCGACATGGCCATGGGCGGTTCGACGAATACCGTGCTTCACACGCTGGCTCTCGCCCATGAAGCGGAGATCGACTACCCGATCGAGCGCATCAACGAAGTGGCGAAGCGGGTGCCGTACCTAACGAAGCTCGCTCCGGCCTCCGACCACCATATCGAGGACCTTCATCATGCCGGCGGCGTCAGCGCCGTTATTAACGAGCTCTTCAAGAAAGAAGGAGCCCTTCACGGCGACCTGATCACGGTGACCGGCAAGACGCTCCGCGAGAACGTGGCGGGCCGCGAGATTCTTGACACGAACGTCATCCGTCCAATCGACAACCCGCACACCCCGGAGGGCGGCCTGTCCGTTCTGTTCGGCAACCTGGCGCCTAACGGAAGCATCATCAAGGTCGGCGCGGTCGACAAGGCCGTCGGCGACTTCTTCTCCGGTGAGGCGATCTGCTTTGATTCGCAGGAAGAGGCTCTGTCCGGCATCGCGAACGGCAAGGTCAAGGAAGGCCACGTGGTGGTTATCCGCTACGAAGGCCCGAAGGGCGGACCGGGGATGCCGGAAATGCTCGCCCCGACTTCGCAGATCGTGGGAATGGGCCTCGGCACGAAGGTCGGCCTGATCACCGACGGCCGTTTCTCGGGAGCTTCCCGCGGAATCAGCATCGGCCATATCTCGCCGGAAGCGGCGGAGGGCGGACCGATCGCCTTCGTTCAGAACGGCGACATCATCGAGCTGGATCTGAAGAACCGCACGATCGAGCTGAAGATCAGCGACGAGGAGATGGCGAAGCGCCGCTCTGAGTGGAAAGGCTTCGAGCCGAAGATCAAGACCGGCTACCTGGCCCGCTATTCCAAGCTGGTGACCTCGGCTAGCACCGGCGGGGTTATGAAAATCTAA
- a CDS encoding alpha/beta hydrolase — translation MALFSCNFFSEALGLTTSMTVILPQTTRAQIGMDTLSGGSKHPTLYLLHGLSDDHTIWLRRTSIERYVAPLGLAVVMPAVHRSFYTDMAYGGKYWTFVSEELPALARSFFPLSDRREDNYVAGLSMGGYGAFKLGLSCPNRFAAAASLSGVADVAGGKTRFPQDFEAIFGSEPVEGSRHDLFALASGLPGSSQASPQLFQCCGTEDFLYRENLRLRDHLKELQLPVTYEEEPGSHEWGYWDRKIQRVLEWLPLPAREAGV, via the coding sequence TTGGCATTGTTCTCTTGCAATTTTTTCTCTGAGGCCCTTGGCCTTACCACTTCCATGACCGTTATCCTGCCCCAGACCACCCGGGCGCAGATCGGCATGGACACCTTATCCGGCGGAAGCAAGCATCCGACGCTGTATCTGCTTCACGGGCTGTCCGACGACCATACGATCTGGCTGCGGCGCACCTCCATCGAACGCTACGTGGCGCCGCTCGGACTGGCCGTGGTCATGCCGGCCGTTCACCGCAGCTTCTATACGGACATGGCCTACGGCGGCAAATACTGGACGTTCGTCAGCGAGGAGCTTCCGGCGCTCGCCCGCTCGTTCTTTCCGCTGTCTGACCGCCGCGAGGACAACTACGTCGCCGGCTTGTCCATGGGCGGGTACGGCGCGTTCAAGCTCGGGCTGAGCTGCCCGAACCGGTTCGCCGCCGCGGCCAGCCTGTCCGGCGTCGCCGATGTGGCGGGAGGCAAGACCCGGTTCCCGCAAGACTTCGAGGCGATCTTCGGCTCGGAGCCGGTCGAAGGCAGCCGCCACGACCTGTTTGCCCTGGCGTCGGGGTTGCCCGGGTCCTCCCAGGCTTCCCCGCAGCTCTTCCAATGCTGCGGAACCGAGGATTTCCTGTACCGGGAAAATCTTCGCCTCCGGGATCACTTGAAGGAGCTTCAGCTGCCCGTTACGTACGAGGAAGAGCCCGGAAGCCACGAATGGGGCTACTGGGACCGCAAAATTCAACGCGTGCTGGAATGGCTTCCGCTGCCGGCCCGAGAAGCCGGCGTGTAA
- a CDS encoding carbohydrate ABC transporter permease, translating to MKYKTASDRWFDWTNAILLALLAASMLFPFLYIFAVSFTTLDEFLHSELLLWPKKWVADAYLYILGSPTFLRSMGMTVYLTVAGTLVNLFFTTTFAFSLSRRIYGTRILLFAVLFTLLFSAGMVPTYLIVQATGLIDSIWALILPVAIAPFNLIIVRQFFMNIPGELYEAAIVDGANDLVIFWKLILPLSKPVLAAFALFYAVGHWNTYFAGILYLNDPRMWPIQVILRQIVVQNDSKAFGSSDVMAMLENPPPPETVQMAAILLATLPILLVYPFLQKHFVKGVMVGSVKG from the coding sequence ATGAAATATAAAACGGCGTCCGACCGGTGGTTCGATTGGACGAATGCCATTCTGCTCGCGCTGCTGGCGGCCTCGATGCTCTTTCCTTTCCTGTATATCTTTGCGGTCTCGTTCACGACACTCGACGAATTTCTCCACAGCGAACTTCTGCTCTGGCCGAAGAAATGGGTTGCCGACGCCTACCTGTATATTCTCGGTTCCCCGACCTTTCTCCGGTCCATGGGAATGACCGTTTATTTGACGGTGGCCGGCACACTCGTCAATCTCTTCTTCACGACGACCTTCGCCTTCTCGCTCTCCCGCCGGATCTACGGAACCCGGATCCTGCTGTTTGCGGTGCTGTTCACGCTGCTGTTCTCCGCCGGTATGGTCCCGACCTACCTGATCGTTCAAGCTACGGGCCTGATCGATTCCATCTGGGCGCTAATCCTGCCCGTTGCCATCGCCCCGTTTAACCTGATCATCGTCCGGCAGTTCTTCATGAATATCCCTGGAGAGCTGTACGAAGCGGCCATTGTCGACGGAGCTAACGACCTGGTCATTTTCTGGAAGCTCATTCTGCCGCTCTCGAAGCCGGTGCTCGCCGCCTTTGCCCTCTTCTATGCCGTCGGTCATTGGAATACTTATTTTGCCGGCATTCTCTATCTGAACGATCCGCGCATGTGGCCGATCCAGGTCATCCTGCGTCAGATCGTCGTCCAGAACGATTCCAAAGCGTTCGGTTCCTCCGACGTCATGGCGATGCTCGAGAATCCGCCTCCTCCGGAAACGGTTCAGATGGCCGCTATTCTCCTGGCCACGCTGCCGATTCTTCTTGTCTATCCTTTTCTGCAAAAGCATTTTGTGAAAGGGGTGATGGTCGGCTCGGTCAAAGGATAA
- a CDS encoding helix-turn-helix domain-containing protein produces the protein MSGDSSGLFPASPKPVKKAFAFEAMKVNPHALDRLDLKFRWGGYGFRVLRCHWTSFSPGKVVGFHKHSEFEFHFIPRGKGILSLEDGDYEVSEGMFYLTGPQVIHQQTSDGEEGMDELCLHIDIVNLKEAPEGDQWGGSWEDAEAEQCVKRLEEMPAVPALDRFNAMSWFLTAYRSWSENQLGQYSSIKQAIIQILLRASRTYSTDSLPTPLPARNMNHYRFTLAAQYIQDNYSRSLTLEEVAARLSISGRHLQRIFLDQAGVSFSEYVENCRLAQVCTELKQGTRTIEQIAGRHGFSSPNYLHYVFKKRMGVTLMQFRRQAEEHSLKARPT, from the coding sequence ATGAGCGGCGATTCAAGCGGCCTCTTTCCGGCTTCCCCTAAGCCGGTTAAGAAGGCCTTCGCCTTTGAAGCCATGAAAGTCAATCCGCACGCCCTGGACCGGCTCGATCTGAAATTCCGCTGGGGCGGATACGGGTTCCGGGTCCTCCGCTGTCATTGGACAAGCTTCTCTCCGGGGAAGGTGGTCGGGTTTCATAAGCATTCCGAATTTGAGTTTCATTTTATCCCCCGCGGCAAAGGCATCCTCTCGCTTGAGGACGGGGATTATGAAGTCAGCGAGGGGATGTTCTACCTGACCGGTCCCCAGGTCATTCATCAGCAGACGTCCGATGGTGAAGAAGGAATGGACGAGCTCTGTCTCCATATCGACATCGTCAATCTGAAGGAAGCGCCGGAAGGAGACCAATGGGGCGGTTCGTGGGAAGATGCGGAGGCGGAGCAGTGCGTCAAGCGTCTCGAGGAGATGCCGGCGGTTCCGGCGCTGGACCGGTTCAACGCCATGAGCTGGTTTCTGACCGCTTACCGGTCCTGGTCCGAGAACCAGCTTGGCCAATACTCGTCCATCAAGCAGGCGATCATCCAGATTCTGCTGCGCGCCTCACGCACCTATTCGACCGACAGCCTGCCGACCCCGCTGCCCGCCCGGAATATGAACCATTACCGGTTCACACTGGCGGCCCAATACATCCAGGACAATTACTCCCGCTCGCTGACCCTGGAGGAAGTGGCGGCAAGGCTGTCCATCAGCGGCCGGCACCTTCAGCGTATCTTCCTCGATCAGGCGGGGGTCTCCTTCAGTGAATATGTGGAGAACTGCCGGCTGGCCCAGGTCTGTACGGAGCTGAAGCAGGGAACCCGGACCATCGAGCAGATTGCCGGCCGGCACGGCTTCTCGAGCCCCAATTACCTGCACTATGTATTCAAGAAGCGGATGGGCGTGACCTTGATGCAGTTCCGGCGGCAAGCGGAGGAGCACTCCCTGAAAGCACGGCCCACTTAG
- a CDS encoding extracellular solute-binding protein, with protein sequence MKKKLMVNILLTGVLAGSAVGCSSTKEGSPSAAPSAGGDKTADANKKVSISAMKYIYGDVPPPDGRGLKMINEKFNVDYSVNIVPQATYDEKLTAVLASGKIPDMVMFQSGDLTNRYNKFAKQGAFFPLDDYVKQYPSFQRIPSYVLDQFKVNGKLYAIPGYYPKFGFTVILRKDWLDALGLKVPTSYDELKQVALAFTKNDPDRNGKNDTYGLAIGKDINHPIPMGSYWDPDAWYHKDGQGRFIPGIVSNARKEMIQWFADLYKEGALTRDFASLDWTATNKEFYSGKAGIFIGTPRGMSQLYMEGLLQINPNAEFVHLEPFKAPDGSQGMTAGRGFLGMTAISAEAGKDPAKVKRILDLLDYGRKFFPNDQKNDKNPDFDWLNGNVNQGYDIKDGIGVLKSNAAQLGVAPGTYLTDTTAWPEKDSDVDYTKNYSLPKLVQLADRISKTYSTIKYYSNPNYAVVSDTELAKGAELKKYLLDEQSKMIAGQRPITDWDKMVDEWKAKGGEALIKETNAGIKIKDAKEGWQ encoded by the coding sequence ATGAAGAAAAAGCTAATGGTGAACATTCTGTTGACCGGCGTGCTGGCGGGAAGCGCGGTCGGATGCTCGAGTACCAAGGAAGGCTCGCCTTCCGCCGCTCCGTCGGCAGGAGGAGATAAGACGGCGGACGCCAACAAGAAGGTCAGCATCTCGGCGATGAAGTATATCTACGGAGACGTTCCGCCACCCGACGGACGCGGGCTCAAGATGATCAACGAGAAGTTCAACGTGGACTATTCGGTCAACATCGTTCCCCAGGCCACTTACGACGAGAAGCTGACCGCGGTGCTCGCTTCCGGCAAAATCCCGGATATGGTGATGTTCCAGTCCGGCGACCTGACGAACCGTTACAACAAATTCGCGAAGCAGGGAGCCTTCTTTCCGCTCGACGATTACGTCAAGCAGTATCCGTCCTTCCAGCGTATCCCTTCCTACGTGCTCGACCAGTTCAAAGTTAACGGCAAGCTCTATGCCATTCCCGGCTATTATCCGAAATTCGGCTTCACGGTCATCCTCCGAAAGGATTGGCTGGACGCCCTCGGGCTGAAGGTTCCAACCAGCTACGACGAGCTGAAGCAGGTGGCGCTTGCGTTTACGAAGAACGACCCCGACCGCAACGGCAAGAACGATACGTACGGACTCGCCATCGGCAAGGACATCAACCATCCCATTCCGATGGGAAGTTACTGGGACCCCGATGCCTGGTACCACAAGGATGGCCAGGGACGTTTCATCCCCGGCATCGTATCGAACGCCCGGAAGGAAATGATCCAGTGGTTCGCCGATCTGTATAAGGAAGGCGCCCTGACCCGGGATTTCGCCTCCCTGGACTGGACGGCCACGAACAAAGAGTTCTATTCCGGCAAGGCCGGTATCTTCATCGGCACCCCGAGGGGAATGTCGCAGCTGTACATGGAAGGCCTGCTTCAGATTAACCCGAACGCCGAGTTCGTTCATCTGGAGCCGTTCAAGGCGCCCGACGGGTCCCAAGGCATGACGGCCGGAAGAGGCTTTCTCGGCATGACGGCCATCTCGGCGGAGGCGGGCAAGGATCCGGCCAAGGTGAAGCGGATCCTCGACCTGCTGGATTACGGCCGCAAGTTCTTCCCGAACGACCAGAAGAATGACAAGAACCCGGACTTCGACTGGCTGAACGGCAATGTTAACCAAGGGTACGACATCAAGGATGGGATCGGGGTGCTGAAATCCAACGCCGCCCAGCTGGGCGTCGCCCCCGGCACCTATCTGACCGACACGACCGCCTGGCCGGAGAAGGACTCCGACGTGGATTACACGAAGAATTACAGCCTGCCGAAGCTGGTTCAGCTCGCGGACCGCATCTCCAAGACCTACTCTACGATAAAATATTACAGCAATCCGAATTATGCGGTCGTCTCCGACACGGAGCTCGCCAAAGGAGCCGAGCTGAAGAAGTACCTGCTTGACGAGCAGAGCAAAATGATCGCCGGGCAGCGCCCGATTACCGATTGGGATAAGATGGTGGATGAATGGAAAGCGAAGGGCGGAGAAGCCCTCATCAAGGAAACGAACGCCGGCATCAAAATCAAGGATGCCAAGGAAGGCTGGCAGTAA
- a CDS encoding Gfo/Idh/MocA family protein, with product MIKVAMISFWHVHARDYAKQATEHPDTEIVAVWDEIPERGKKEAEERNVRFYDNLDELLADQEIEGVIIDTPTNQHRDVMVAAARAGKHIFTEKVIAPTLAEVNEIIRAVEEAGVKLTVSLPRLNDGYTLAIQKILKEGLLGDLTLVRTRLSHNGATAGWLPGHFFNKEQCGGGALIDLGCHPMYLARLFLGLPESVQATFGYVTGKEVEDNAVSVLNYSNGAIGVVEAGFVNSFSPFTIEIHGTEGSLLYGTPESKIFLRTKKLGEEKAKEWQVDTELSENRPSAFSQWVDHIKNDTVATENIQLAVDLTKLMEASNLSAARGQAVRLSQLTS from the coding sequence ATGATTAAAGTAGCGATGATCAGCTTTTGGCACGTCCATGCAAGAGATTATGCGAAGCAGGCAACCGAGCACCCCGACACCGAAATCGTGGCCGTGTGGGACGAAATTCCCGAGCGCGGGAAGAAGGAAGCCGAAGAGCGCAATGTCCGTTTTTATGACAACCTGGACGAGCTTCTTGCCGACCAAGAGATTGAAGGCGTTATCATCGACACGCCGACGAACCAGCACCGCGACGTCATGGTAGCGGCCGCGCGCGCGGGCAAACACATCTTCACCGAAAAAGTAATCGCTCCCACCCTTGCGGAAGTGAATGAAATTATCCGCGCGGTGGAGGAAGCAGGCGTTAAGCTGACCGTCTCCCTGCCGCGACTGAACGACGGCTATACGCTGGCCATCCAGAAGATCCTGAAGGAAGGCCTGCTCGGCGACCTTACGCTGGTTAGAACCCGCCTGTCCCATAACGGGGCGACGGCCGGCTGGCTGCCCGGGCATTTCTTCAACAAGGAGCAGTGCGGCGGCGGAGCGCTGATTGACCTGGGCTGCCATCCGATGTACCTCGCCCGCCTGTTCCTCGGGCTTCCGGAGAGCGTGCAAGCCACCTTCGGCTATGTGACCGGCAAGGAAGTGGAGGACAATGCGGTATCCGTCCTGAATTATTCGAACGGTGCCATCGGTGTCGTGGAAGCCGGCTTCGTTAATTCCTTCTCCCCGTTCACCATCGAAATTCACGGAACGGAAGGAAGCCTGCTCTACGGAACGCCGGAAAGCAAAATTTTCCTGCGTACCAAGAAGCTCGGGGAAGAGAAAGCGAAGGAGTGGCAGGTGGACACCGAGCTGTCCGAAAATCGCCCTTCCGCGTTCTCCCAATGGGTCGACCACATCAAGAACGACACTGTGGCGACGGAAAACATCCAGCTGGCCGTCGACCTGACGAAGCTGATGGAGGCCTCGAACCTCTCCGCGGCGCGCGGACAGGCCGTTCGACTGAGCCAGCTTACGTCTTAA